The bacterium genome has a window encoding:
- a CDS encoding PQQ-binding-like beta-propeller repeat protein yields the protein MDSSKIISLEDFIRKENRYPSEEEALIWALQLCDIMEDSAGGFRMLSPKNVYVENGNRWSTAHPPLTDDVSEALFRFGALLHFLLTRNPFRISHYLDGPPAVRERNPQISVRFESIIVKLLQNVRSLRYSSVPEFKEDLNQLQRELKGDWTVHWYGFKANGARTNHVNDASFQPAGKTLKEVWKADIGDVWGSAVVAGEYLFVGSGDGNFYSIDSQTGKIIWKLGLGARIESTACIDCKTAYIGNDFGAFHAINIRNGSMLWKRNLGEYIRSSAYYDDSFVYVGSINPAQKTGFLWCLNRENGSVVWKKGMGPVFSSPVVDRNEIILGSDDEKLYCLSIQGAEKWKLSLSGKIRSTALSIRDFVYIGSFGAVFYKIRRSTGEIVWENRDAGAMYSSPAYGRSFICVGGNSGAVSFYQQATGKKSAEFATGGPVTATPLIVNQFALVGSNDGIFYILDSGGNAICAFDAKAPMNSTACYHNSMIYVGSDNGFRALSF from the coding sequence ATGGATTCGTCAAAAATAATATCGCTGGAAGATTTCATCCGTAAGGAGAATCGCTATCCATCAGAAGAAGAAGCGCTGATCTGGGCGCTTCAACTCTGCGACATAATGGAGGATTCGGCGGGCGGTTTCCGGATGTTGAGTCCGAAAAATGTTTACGTCGAAAATGGAAATCGCTGGAGCACGGCTCATCCTCCCCTCACAGACGATGTATCGGAAGCGTTATTTCGATTTGGGGCGCTGCTACATTTCCTGCTGACGCGGAATCCTTTCAGGATCAGCCATTATCTGGATGGACCTCCTGCGGTTCGCGAAAGAAATCCCCAAATATCCGTTCGGTTTGAATCGATTATCGTGAAATTGCTTCAGAACGTGCGGTCGCTCCGCTATTCGAGTGTTCCCGAATTCAAAGAAGATTTGAATCAACTGCAAAGAGAACTAAAGGGTGATTGGACCGTTCACTGGTACGGTTTTAAAGCAAATGGCGCTCGCACAAATCATGTGAATGATGCTTCTTTTCAGCCTGCAGGAAAAACACTGAAAGAAGTCTGGAAAGCGGACATCGGCGATGTCTGGGGCTCGGCGGTCGTTGCTGGTGAATATCTGTTTGTCGGCTCAGGGGATGGAAATTTTTACAGCATCGACTCGCAAACTGGAAAAATTATCTGGAAACTCGGGCTCGGAGCGAGGATCGAAAGCACGGCCTGTATCGATTGCAAAACGGCGTACATCGGGAATGATTTTGGGGCATTCCACGCGATCAATATTCGAAACGGCTCTATGCTCTGGAAAAGGAATCTAGGTGAATACATTCGCTCGTCTGCCTATTATGATGATTCGTTTGTATACGTAGGAAGCATTAATCCCGCGCAGAAAACAGGATTTCTCTGGTGCCTGAACCGCGAGAATGGATCCGTTGTCTGGAAAAAGGGGATGGGGCCGGTATTTTCAAGTCCGGTGGTGGACCGGAATGAGATTATCCTGGGAAGCGACGATGAAAAGCTCTATTGCCTGAGCATCCAGGGAGCAGAAAAGTGGAAGCTCAGCTTATCAGGCAAAATCAGAAGCACGGCTCTGAGCATTCGAGACTTTGTCTACATTGGCAGTTTTGGCGCTGTGTTCTACAAAATTAGAAGGAGTACGGGTGAGATTGTATGGGAGAACCGCGATGCAGGCGCCATGTATTCTTCGCCGGCCTATGGTCGTAGTTTCATTTGTGTGGGCGGCAATTCCGGCGCTGTAAGTTTCTACCAGCAGGCAACAGGTAAAAAGAGCGCGGAATTTGCCACCGGCGGTCCGGTGACTGCAACACCTTTGATCGTCAATCAGTTTGCGCTGGTGGGATCGAACGATGGCATCTTCTACATTCTCGATTCGGGCGGAAATGCAATCTGCGCCTTTGATGCAAAAGCTCCCATGAATTCGACGGCTTGCTATCATAATTCTATGATTTACGTTGGAAGCGATAACGGTTTCCGGGCACTGAGCTTTTAA
- the aroB gene encoding 3-dehydroquinate synthase codes for MEFTCKSATDRTYRVHFEWGILNQLKSILDQENIPGPFYVISDRNVFRHQGRRLEEALRGAPFHHFLAPPGETSKDLKYWKRIQDFLLKKGADRRSAVIAFGGGVIGDLAGFAASTYMRGLDLIQIPTTLLSQSDSSIGAKVAVNHPKAKNLIGSFYQPRIVITDPALLESLPPREFSAGLGEAIKYGVISDPELFELLHANVEKILSYDREMLGSLIARCIAIKIQVVEEDERESGLRKILNFGHTIGHALEQATRYKVLRHGEAVAWGMLAAGWIAIRRNMWDSGEFEKLKSILVRSKSMVPFGDLKRTDILNALKHDKKKAGKKLSFVLPERTGKVTIVKDISQEEIETGLDYILRFRN; via the coding sequence ATGGAGTTCACCTGCAAGAGCGCAACAGATCGCACGTATAGGGTCCATTTTGAATGGGGAATTTTGAACCAATTGAAGTCGATCCTGGACCAGGAGAACATTCCTGGGCCCTTCTACGTTATTAGTGACCGGAACGTATTCAGGCATCAGGGCAGGCGTCTGGAAGAGGCCCTGCGTGGCGCCCCCTTTCATCACTTTCTGGCTCCTCCGGGTGAAACTTCGAAGGACTTAAAATACTGGAAACGGATCCAGGATTTCTTGTTGAAGAAGGGCGCAGACCGCCGTTCAGCCGTGATTGCTTTTGGCGGTGGTGTGATTGGAGATCTTGCGGGATTTGCCGCTTCCACTTACATGCGCGGTCTGGATTTGATTCAGATTCCGACGACCCTGCTTTCGCAATCGGACAGCAGTATCGGAGCAAAAGTGGCTGTGAATCATCCAAAAGCCAAAAATTTGATCGGCAGTTTTTATCAGCCAAGGATTGTAATCACCGATCCGGCGCTGTTGGAAAGTTTACCGCCGCGAGAATTTTCTGCCGGATTGGGAGAAGCAATTAAGTACGGCGTCATTTCTGACCCGGAGCTTTTTGAGTTGTTACATGCAAACGTTGAAAAAATCCTTTCCTATGATCGGGAAATGCTCGGATCTTTGATTGCGCGATGCATTGCAATCAAAATCCAGGTAGTAGAAGAGGATGAAAGGGAATCTGGTCTCCGTAAGATTCTCAATTTTGGACATACCATCGGCCATGCGTTAGAACAGGCAACGCGTTACAAAGTGCTTCGCCATGGCGAAGCGGTGGCCTGGGGGATGCTGGCAGCCGGATGGATAGCAATCCGCAGAAACATGTGGGATTCAGGTGAATTTGAAAAATTGAAATCGATTCTCGTTCGATCAAAATCTATGGTTCCTTTTGGCGACTTGAAAAGGACTGATATTCTCAATGCATTGAAACATGACAAAAAGAAAGCAGGGAAGAAATTGAGCTTCGTCTTGCCTGAAAGGACGGGAAAAGTCACAATTGTGAAGGACATTAGCCAGGAAGAAATAGAAACAGGACTGGACTATATTCTCCGGTTCCGGAATTAA
- a CDS encoding trypsin-like peptidase domain-containing protein, which produces MPDFRFVSSFASADGISQPISEIEKDEQLLDAYSRAVITSAEKISPSVVNIESGFSGSREQHGGGSGFVFTPDGFILTNSHVVSRASRVDVTLSDGRKLRATLVGDDPDTDIAVIRVDGSRIIPVEFGDSQKIRVGQLAIAVGNPFGFQTTVTAGVVSALGRSLRSKSGRLIDNVIQTDAALNPGNSGGPLVNSAGQVIGVNTAVILPAQGLCFAIAINTAKYVAARLIKEGKIVRGYLGVAGQNVPLHRRIVRYHGLNIESAILVASVEPNSPAWRVSLREGDLIVAFDGHPTPGIDVLHRCLAEKETGTNATLTILRGTDKKVIQIHPEFR; this is translated from the coding sequence ATGCCTGATTTTCGCTTTGTTTCCAGCTTTGCTTCAGCTGATGGAATTTCACAACCCATCTCTGAAATCGAAAAGGATGAACAACTTCTCGATGCTTATTCACGTGCTGTCATCACTTCAGCGGAGAAGATCAGCCCTTCAGTTGTGAATATTGAATCCGGTTTTTCTGGATCAAGAGAGCAGCACGGAGGCGGTTCCGGTTTTGTTTTTACACCGGATGGTTTCATTTTGACGAACAGCCATGTTGTGAGTCGAGCTTCCCGCGTGGATGTCACACTATCCGACGGACGTAAGCTGAGGGCAACCCTGGTCGGCGATGATCCGGACACGGACATTGCTGTGATCCGCGTTGACGGTTCCAGAATTATTCCCGTTGAATTTGGCGACTCTCAAAAAATTCGCGTGGGACAACTCGCCATTGCAGTTGGAAACCCGTTCGGATTTCAAACGACGGTCACCGCCGGTGTTGTGAGCGCTTTGGGTCGTTCTTTGCGTTCCAAGTCAGGTCGTCTAATCGATAATGTCATTCAAACGGATGCCGCGTTGAACCCGGGCAATTCAGGCGGTCCACTGGTCAATTCAGCAGGACAGGTGATTGGAGTAAACACAGCGGTGATTCTTCCGGCGCAAGGACTCTGCTTTGCGATTGCAATCAACACAGCGAAATATGTTGCCGCACGACTCATCAAAGAAGGCAAGATTGTTCGAGGCTACCTCGGTGTTGCGGGCCAAAATGTGCCGCTGCACCGGCGGATTGTTCGCTATCATGGTTTGAATATCGAATCTGCAATCCTGGTTGCATCCGTAGAGCCAAACAGTCCGGCATGGCGCGTGTCACTTCGCGAAGGAGATCTCATTGTCGCCTTCGATGGTCATCCAACTCCCGGAATCGATGTTCTCCACCGATGCCTGGCTGAAAAAGAGACAGGCACGAATGCAACTCTCACCATATTGCGCGGCACCGACAAAAAAGTAATTCAAATACATCCTGAGTTCCGGTAG
- a CDS encoding S9 family peptidase, which produces MKKTLMIILLLFLPATVFAQGKRNLTVDDLFAFKDVNDPQTSPDGKWIAYVVETMNAEKDKANKDIYMVPVAGGEAVQLTTHEEEDSHPRWSPDNKYLAFFSKRNKKKQVFLLNRSGGEAMQLTEVKQGVSDFTWSPDSKRLALVINDADPDAPLDDDKEKEKEKTKKPVVITRLQFKFDEYGYLKELYDHIYTLDVQSKQLKQITSGPYNDGGEVWSSASSSPQWSPDSKQIAFVSNRSEHPDANRNTDIFLVSAEGGEVKRLTTNEGPDEAPQWSPDGKWIVYQAQHQPDLIWYDTTEVMVIPARGGAPKVLTRELDRNCFMPRFSGDGRTIFFILEHEGKQLLASVSATGTGLNKNVGGENVVYDYDFGPNQSVILLASRTTLPAEIFHSTGGKSKQLTFTNTKVVEGIQLGTTERVRYKSKDGTSVEAFVVKPASFDASKKYPLVLWPHGGPTSQYMEDFDFRAQLFAASGYVVLLVNPRGSTGYGEEFCKAIFADWGNKDYEDEMAGVDHLISLGYADGEKMAVGGWSYGGMMTDFIITKTTRFKAAMSGASEANYFMDYGVDHYQYEWEKEIGLPWERPELYMKLSPFFDIEKVKTPTLVMCGESDQNVPLINSEQIFQALKRLGIDTMLVVYPGEPHGINTPSYQKDRFQRYMAWFDYYLKGAPSKVPAK; this is translated from the coding sequence ATGAAAAAAACGTTAATGATCATTCTCCTCCTCTTCCTACCGGCCACTGTATTCGCGCAGGGAAAAAGAAATCTAACGGTTGACGATTTGTTCGCTTTCAAAGATGTGAACGATCCACAAACATCCCCTGATGGAAAATGGATTGCTTATGTCGTTGAAACGATGAATGCAGAGAAAGACAAGGCCAACAAAGATATTTATATGGTCCCGGTCGCCGGGGGAGAGGCGGTTCAATTAACGACACATGAAGAAGAGGACAGCCATCCACGCTGGAGCCCTGATAACAAGTATCTTGCATTCTTTTCAAAACGAAACAAGAAGAAACAAGTTTTCCTGTTGAATCGAAGCGGCGGCGAAGCAATGCAGTTGACTGAAGTCAAACAGGGAGTCTCCGATTTTACATGGTCGCCGGACAGCAAGAGATTGGCGCTTGTGATTAACGATGCGGATCCCGATGCGCCGCTGGATGATGACAAGGAAAAAGAGAAAGAAAAAACGAAAAAGCCGGTGGTGATCACGCGGCTGCAATTCAAATTCGATGAATATGGGTACCTCAAGGAACTTTACGATCACATTTACACACTGGATGTTCAAAGCAAACAGCTAAAACAGATCACGTCCGGTCCATACAACGATGGCGGTGAGGTTTGGAGCTCAGCTTCCTCGTCGCCACAGTGGAGTCCAGATAGCAAACAGATCGCGTTTGTCAGCAACCGGTCAGAGCATCCGGATGCGAATCGCAACACGGACATTTTTCTTGTTTCGGCGGAAGGGGGTGAGGTAAAAAGACTCACGACCAATGAGGGACCCGATGAAGCACCGCAATGGAGTCCGGATGGAAAGTGGATTGTATACCAGGCACAGCATCAACCAGATTTGATCTGGTATGACACAACAGAAGTCATGGTGATTCCCGCAAGGGGCGGAGCGCCGAAAGTGCTCACGCGAGAGTTGGACCGGAACTGCTTCATGCCGCGATTCAGCGGGGACGGACGCACCATTTTCTTCATCCTGGAACATGAAGGCAAACAATTGCTTGCCTCTGTCTCTGCGACCGGCACTGGCTTGAACAAAAATGTTGGAGGCGAAAACGTTGTCTATGATTACGATTTCGGTCCGAATCAATCAGTCATCCTTCTCGCTTCCAGAACCACATTGCCTGCTGAGATTTTTCATTCAACCGGCGGCAAAAGCAAACAGCTCACTTTCACAAACACAAAGGTAGTGGAAGGAATTCAACTCGGGACAACAGAAAGAGTTCGTTACAAAAGCAAAGATGGAACTTCCGTGGAAGCTTTCGTCGTAAAGCCCGCTTCTTTTGATGCATCCAAAAAGTATCCGCTCGTGCTCTGGCCGCATGGCGGACCAACATCACAATACATGGAGGATTTCGATTTTCGCGCGCAACTGTTTGCAGCCAGCGGCTATGTAGTCTTGCTTGTGAACCCGAGAGGCTCCACCGGCTACGGTGAGGAGTTTTGTAAAGCCATTTTTGCCGACTGGGGAAATAAAGACTACGAAGATGAAATGGCAGGAGTGGATCATCTGATCTCGCTGGGTTATGCAGATGGCGAAAAAATGGCTGTCGGAGGATGGAGTTACGGTGGAATGATGACCGATTTCATCATCACAAAGACAACTCGATTCAAGGCCGCGATGTCGGGCGCCAGCGAAGCGAACTACTTTATGGACTACGGCGTGGATCATTATCAGTACGAATGGGAAAAAGAGATCGGACTCCCCTGGGAAAGACCGGAGCTGTACATGAAGCTTTCTCCGTTTTTTGACATTGAAAAAGTGAAGACGCCCACTCTTGTGATGTGTGGAGAATCGGACCAAAACGTCCCTTTAATTAATTCAGAACAGATCTTTCAGGCACTGAAACGATTAGGAATCGACACGATGCTCGTTGTCTACCCGGGTGAACCACATGGTATCAATACGCCTTCGTATCAGAAAGATCGCTTCCAAAGATACATGGCGTGGTTTGATTACTACCTGAAAGGAGCTCCCAGCAAAGTCCCGGCGAAGTAG
- a CDS encoding PQQ-dependent sugar dehydrogenase — protein MARVIATCLFLVLFFAGAEAQIKLVSVAANLDKPVDIVHAGDASGRLFIVLQGGKIVVYDGTNVLTKPFLSIQTSVTCCGEQGLLSLAFHPDYENNRLFYVYYVDSSGDLVLARFKTSANPNVARKRSKRTLLKISHPNFGNHNGGKLQFGRDGYLYLSVGDGGGGGDPNNNAQNLGSLLGKILRIDVDSASPYAIPPDNPFANRPPARPEIWSYGLRNPWRIAFDSRRGGLYIGDVGQGEWEEINYQRRKSPGGVNYGWRKMEGKHCFNPSSNCNSPGLKLPIVEYNHSQGCSVTGGFVYRGSAIPALAGTYLFADYCSGVISGAKRSSGKWIVSPLLSSGKNISTFGEDENGELYIAHHSPTGEIFRLAEQ, from the coding sequence ATGGCCAGAGTTATTGCGACTTGCCTCTTTCTGGTTTTGTTTTTTGCGGGTGCTGAAGCTCAAATCAAACTCGTTTCTGTTGCGGCAAATCTCGACAAACCCGTAGATATTGTCCATGCTGGAGACGCATCCGGCCGGCTATTCATCGTTCTGCAGGGTGGCAAGATTGTTGTCTACGACGGCACAAATGTTTTGACGAAGCCATTTCTGAGTATTCAGACTTCCGTAACCTGTTGCGGAGAACAGGGACTCCTCAGTCTGGCGTTTCATCCCGATTACGAAAACAACAGACTCTTTTATGTGTATTACGTGGACTCTTCAGGAGATCTGGTTCTTGCCCGGTTCAAAACTTCCGCCAATCCGAATGTTGCGAGGAAACGTTCCAAGAGAACTCTTTTGAAAATTTCTCATCCGAATTTCGGTAATCATAATGGCGGCAAACTTCAGTTCGGCAGAGATGGTTATCTGTATCTTTCTGTTGGAGACGGTGGTGGCGGAGGTGATCCAAACAACAATGCGCAGAATCTCGGCAGCTTGCTCGGGAAAATTTTGCGAATCGATGTTGATAGCGCTTCACCGTACGCAATCCCGCCGGACAATCCATTCGCAAACCGTCCGCCCGCAAGACCTGAAATCTGGTCTTACGGTCTTCGCAATCCATGGAGAATCGCATTTGACAGTCGAAGAGGCGGCCTTTATATCGGTGACGTTGGACAGGGTGAGTGGGAGGAGATCAACTACCAGCGAAGGAAAAGTCCCGGAGGCGTGAATTATGGTTGGCGCAAGATGGAAGGAAAGCATTGTTTCAATCCTTCCTCAAACTGCAACAGTCCCGGACTCAAGCTTCCCATTGTTGAGTACAACCATTCACAGGGATGCTCTGTCACGGGCGGTTTCGTTTATCGCGGGAGCGCAATCCCTGCTTTAGCAGGCACTTATCTTTTTGCCGACTACTGTTCCGGAGTTATTTCGGGAGCAAAACGTTCTTCCGGAAAGTGGATCGTTTCTCCATTGCTATCGAGTGGTAAAAATATCAGTACGTTCGGTGAAGATGAAAACGGCGAGCTTTACATCGCCCATCACTCCCCCACCGGCGAGATTTTCCGACTCGCCGAACAATAA